The genomic window GATTTCATCGGTCGCGGCGGCTGACTCACGCGATATTGTTTGGACTATTAAGGTGTTTTTAGTGACACCGGGCGCATGTAAGAACGAGTGTTCCGCCGGTTCTTGACAATCCCCGCTCAGAGATCATCCTAACCTCATGGCAAGACAGAAAGAGTTCGACCGGGCAGAAGTCCTGGAAAACGCGATGCGGGCATTCTGGCGCCGCGGATACGAGGCGACGTCCGTGCAGGATCTGGTCGAGGCGACCGGGATCAACCGGGGCTCGATGTACGATACCTTCGGCGACAAGCGCGGCCTCTTTCAGGCCGCCGTTCAGCACTACATTTCCAGCGTCAGCACCGAACGGCTGAAGAAAGTCAGCGAAGCCGAACATCCGGTGACGGGCATCAGGGCCTATTTCGAAGGGCTCGTCGAATTCTCCGTCGGCGACGGGCGCGAGCTCGGATGCCTGATCACGAATTCCGTGGTCGAGCTTGCGCCGCACGACGCCGTGATCGGCGAGACCCTGCGCAAGAGCTTCGCCCGGGTCGAGGATACCTTCTATCGCGCCCTGTTACGGGCCCAGCAGGCCGGCGAACTCGTCGCCGGTCAGGATATCCGCGCCCTGGCCCGGTTCCTGACGGCAACGACGAACGGGCTGCGCGTGCTCGCCCGCGCCGATGCGGACGTCGCGACCCTCCGCGACGTGGTGGACAGCGCCATGTCCGTGCTCGAAGACCGGAAACCGGACCTGCCGGCAGCGGCCGAGTAACACCTCCCTCCGAACACTCCAGTCCTCACTTCCTTTGCGCGGACGAGACCCGTTCCGTTTTCGCAGCTATGTCCTTGTTGTTTTTTGGAATGAATGTTCCATAATCAATTGAACGCTCTATCCCAAAGGAACATCCCATGTCGCAGCTCACCCCCCTATTTCCCCGCAAGCCGGTTCCCGCATTGTCGGTCCCGACTCTCGACGGCAGCACCTGGAGCCTTGCCGACTCCAAGCCTGAAAATTTCACCATGGTCGTCGTCTATCGCGGCCTGCATTGCCCGATCTGCGGCAACTACCTGAAGGACCTCGACCGCAAGCTCGCCGACTTCAGGGAACGTGGCGTCGAGGTCATCGTGCTCTCCAGCGACGACGAGGCGCGCGCCAAGCAGGCCAAGGAAGACTGGAAGATCGAGAATCTGACCATGGGCTACGGCCTGACGCTGCGGAAGGCGCGCGAGTGGGGACTTTACGTTTCCTCCGGCCGTGGCAAGACCTCGGTCGGCATCGAGGAACCGAACCTGTTCGTCGAACCCGGTCTTTTCCTGATCCGGCCGAACGGTGAGCTGTATTTCGCCACGGTTCAGACCATGCCGTTCGCGCGGCCGGACTTCGGCGCGATCCTGAAGGCCCTCGATTTCGTGATCGCGAAGGATTATCCGGGCCGCGGCGAGATCATCGACATTCCGGCCGAGGCCGCCGAGTAACCTCGAACCCGACCGGAGGCTGCCCGGCAGCCTCCGGTTCCGGCACCGAGCGAGGTCAAATCCGCTGGCACGGTGCCCGGCCATGCGCTACTAGGGCTGCGTGACCGTTCATCCTTTGAAAAAACTGCGCTTCCGGCTCGAAGCCTGGCTCGTCCGGGGCCTGCTCGTCCTGCTGCGCCAGCTGCCGCTCGATTTCTCGTCCTGGCTCGGCGGCGCCGTCATGCGCGGTATCGGGCCCCTGCTGCCCGCGCACAAGGTCGCGCGCCGCAATCTCGAACGCGCCTTCCCGGAGAAGGACAATGCCGGGATCGGCCGCATCCTCACGGGCATGTGGGACAATCTCGGACGGACGGCCGGCGAATACCCCCATCATGTGACCATCGCGCGCGAGGCCGGCCGGCGCGTCGAAATTCGCGGCACCGACATGATCGAGGCGTTCGCCGGCAATCCGCGGCCGGCGATCTTCGTCTCGGCGCATCTCGCCAATTGGGAGATCATGCCGATCGTCGGCGCCCTTCACGGCGTCTATCTGAGCTCCGTCTACCGCCGCCCGAACAATCCCTATCTCGCCTCAGTGTTCGAGGACCGCCTGACGCATCCGCAGATGAGCCTGATCGCCAAGGGACCTTCGGCCGGACGCGAATTGCTGCGGGTTCTGAAACAGGACCGGCCGGTCGCGATGCTGATCGACCAGAAACTGCGCGAGGGGATCCCGGTTTCGTTTTTCGGCCGCGAGGCGATGACGCCCAGTGCCTTCGCCGAATTCGCGCTCAAGCTCGGCTGCGATGTCGTCCCGACCCGGATCGAACGGCTCGGCGGTGCGCATTTCCGGCTGAGCGTCCTGCCGCCGATTGAAAAGCCGGACACCGGAGATCACGCGGAAGACGTCAGGCGCCTCACGCAGGCCGCGACGTCGGTGATCGAGGAATGGGTCCGCGAAAGGCCCGCCGAGTGGTTCTGGGTCCACAAGCGCTGGCCGGACTGACGCGGGACGCCTATTCCCCCGCCTTGGCCGCGTGATCCGCCGGCCCGAACTGCAGGCCGTGCAGATGCGCATAGAGCCCGCTTTTCGCGATCAGGGCCGCATGGTTGCCGCTCTCGACCACCTTGCCCGCGTCGAAGACATGAATCACGTCGGCATGCTGGATCGTTGAGAGACGGTGCGCGATGACCAGCGTCGTCCGGCCCTTCATCAGCTCGTTCAGCGCTCTCTGGATCTGCCGCTCGGACTCGGTATCGAGCGCGCTGGTCGCCTCGTCGAGCAGCAGGATCGGCGCGTCCTTCAGGATCGCCCGGGCGATCGCGAGGCGCTGGCGCTGGCCGCCGGAGAGCTTGGTACCCTGCTCGCCGATCACCGTCTCGTAGCCGTTCGGCATCGCGGAGATGAACTCGTCCGCCGCCGCCGCCCGCGCCGCCGCGCGGACTTCCTCGTCGCTGGCGTCGAGCCGCCCGAACCGGATGTTGTTGATCACGCTGTCGTCGAACAGGACCACGTCCTGGCTGACGATCGCGAGGGCCTCCCGGAGGCTTTCAAGGGTCACGGTCCGGATATCCTCGCCGTTCACGCGCACCGTCCCGCTCGCCGGGTCGTAGAATCGCGGGATCATCGAGAAGACCGTGCTCTTGCCGGCACCGGACGGGCCGACCAGCGCGGTTACCTTGCCCGACGGCGCCTCGAAACTGACGCCTCTCAGCGCAATGTCCCGCTCCGCATCCTCGCCGGCCTCGTAGGAGAACCGGACATCGTCGAACACCACCGAACCGGCCATGCGCGGGAGCGGCTTCGCGTCCGGCGCGTTGCGGATCGAGGACTTGCGGTCCAGCAGGGCGAAGACCCGCTGGGCCGCCGCGAGACCTTCCTGCAGGTTGGTGTTGATCTTGCCGAGCGCGCGCAGCGGCTGATAGGCCATCAGCGTCGCGGCGATGAAGGAGAAGAACGCGCCCGGAGAGGTCTGCCCCTCGATCACCCGTGCGCCGCCATAGAGAATGACCGCGGCCACCGCGACCCCGCCGAGAAAATCGATGATCGGCTGCGGCGCCGCCTTCACCCTGACGCCTTTGTAATTGAGCTTGAAGAGACGCTCGACGAGCTGCTGGATCCGGCCCGCCTGATGTGCCTCGAGACCGTAGGACTTGATCATCCGGATGCCCTGGAAGCCCTGCGTCAGCAGCGTCGTCATCGAGCCCATCTCCTGCTGCGTCTCCGCGGAGACCCGGCGCATGCGCTTGCCGAGCTGGCGGATCGGATAGGCCGAGAGCGGCGCCACGACGAAGGTTATGCAGGCGAGAAGCCACTCCTGATAGAACATTACCGCGACCAGGAAGATCACCGAGAGACTGTCCCGCCCGAGCCCGACCAGCGCATTGGCGACTGCGTTGCGCATGGTGTTGATGTCGAAGGTGAAGTGCGAGATCAGCGTCCCGCTGTGCCGGTCCTGGAAAAGTCCGAGGTCGAGATTTATCAGGTGCCGGTAGAGCCGCGCCTGGGTATCGGCGACGACGCGCTGCCCGACATAGCCGACCAGAACTTCCTGGGCGTATGTCGCCACGCTCTTCACGAAGAAGGTGGCGATCACGGCGCCGGCGACCAGCCATAGCACCGACAGATCCTTCTCGATGAAGATCTTGTTCACCATCGGATCCATCAGCCAGGCGGAGGCCGCGGTCGCCCCGGCAACGAGGACCATGCAGATCAGGGCAAGGAAAAGCCGGGCCATATACGGCCGGACGAGTTCCCGCACCACACGCTTCATGAGCGAGAGCGAGGCCTCGTCCGTCAGGCTGACTTTCGTGCGATCCGATTTGCGCGACATGCGACCCCTTCCGAGCGATTCCGGGCCCTTCCTTACAACAGGCCGGGGCCGGGCCGCCATCGAATTGAACTCCCGGCAATTCTCGCGTCCTGCGCGAAACCCCAAGCGACATTGTTGATTTAAATCCGACTTCCCGTACTATTGACCCGTCGAATATGCGGTCGGTCGCGACCCAATCGGTGCCAAACAAAGCAATCAAAAATGCATGGCGCCTCAAAAAGTGAGCAAACAGGAGGCTCTCATGACATCCAACAAGAAGCTGGCAGCACCGCTGTCCGCCGATGTTTCCCGCCGTGGTTTCCTCGGCGGCACGGCCGCGCTCGGCATCACGGCCGCATCCACGTCCGCACTCATGGGCCGCAAGGCCTATGCCGCCAAGAAGGGCGGCCATCTGCGCGCCGGCATCGGCCACGGTTCGACCACCGACTCCCTCGACCCGGCGACCTGGGAGAACGGTTTCTCCCTCTCGATGGACTACACGCTGTTCAACCATCTCGGCGAAGTCGATCACACCGGGGGCGTGAAGCCGGAACTGGCGGAAAGCTGGGAAGCCTCGCCGGACGCCAAGACCTGGAGCTTCAAGCTGCGCAAGGGCGTCGAGTTCCACAACGGCAAGAGCCTCGAGGCGGAAGACGTCATCGCCTCCATCCAGTACCACATGGGCGAGGACACGAAATCGCCGGCCAAGTCCCTGCTGAAGCAGGTGACGTCCATCAAGGCCGACGGCAAGAATGAGGTCGTGATCGAACTGGAATCCGGCAATGCCGATTTCCCCTATGTCATCAGCGACTATCACATCGCCATCAAGCCGTCGAAGGACGGTAAGATCGATCCGACCGGAGGCATCGGCACCGGGGGCTACGTGCTCGAGAGTTACGAGCCGGGCGTCCGCTTCATGGCGAACAAGAACAAGAACTACTTCAAGTCCGACCGGGCCCATTTCGACCAGGTCGAATTCATCACCATCATCGATCTCGCGGCGCGCCAGAACGCGCTGACCACCGGCGAAATCGACATGATGGACCGCGCCGACCTGAAGACCGTGCACCTGCTGAAACGCAAGCCCGGCATCAACGTCATGGAGACGGTGGGCTACAAGCACTACACCTTCCCAATGCGGACCGATACGGCGCCGTTCGACAACAACGAGCTGCGGCTGGCACTGAAATACGCGCTCGACCGCGAGGAACTGGTGAAGAAGATCCTGCGCGGCCACGGCGTGATCGGCAACGACCACCCGATCAGCCCGACCAACCAGTATCATGCCGACGGTCTGGCGCAGCGCAGCTACGATCCGGACAAGGCGAAGTTCCACTTCAAGAAGGCCGGCATGGACGGCACCGTCATCCAGCTCTCCGCAGCCGACGCCGCCTTCCCGGGCGCGGTCGACGCCGCCGTGCTCTACAAGGAGCATGCGGCCAAGGCCGGCATCAATATCGAGGTCGTGCGCGAGCCGAACGACGGCTATTGGTCGAACGTCTGGATGAAGAAGGGCTGGGGCGCCTGTTACTGGGGCGGCCGTCCGACCGAGGACTGGATGTTCACGACCGCCTATGCGGCCGGTGCGGACTGGAACGACACGTTCTGGAAGCACGACCGGTTCAACGAGCTGCTTCTCGCGGCCCGCGCCGAGCTCGATAGCGACAAGCGCCGGACGATGTATTACGAGATGCAGGAAATCGTCAGCAACGAAGGCGGTGTCGTCGTGCCGATGTTCGCGAACTATGTCTTCGCGGCCTCGGACAAGATCCTGCCGTCCGAGCAGATGGCCGGCAACTGGGAGCTCGACGGCGCCAAGTTCGCGGAACGCTGGTCCTTCGCGTAAACCCGCGACGATCCGGAACAGAGTTCCATGGCTCAGATCATGAAAATGGTGGCCCAGCGCTTTGCGCTGGGCTTCCTGACGCTTTTCGTCGTCTCGCTGATCATCTTCCTCGGCATCGAGCTTTTGCCGGGCGATATTGCCGAGGAAATCCTCGGTCAAAGCGCGACTCCCGAAACCGTGGCCGCCTTCCGGCGCGAGCTCGGCCTCGATGTGCCGGCGCACATCCGCTATGTCGAATGGCTCTGGAACATGCTCCAGGGCGACATGGGCCGCTCACTGGCCAACAAGCGCGAGATTTCCGAACTGATCGGCCTGCGCTTCGGCAACACACTGTTCCTCGCCGTGACCGCTGCTGCGATCTCCGTGCCTCTGGCGCTCACGCTCGGCGTCCTCGCGGCGCTCTACCGCTATTCCTTCTACGACCGCGCGGTGAACGTTGTGACGTTGAGCTCGATCTCCTTCCCCGAATTCTTCGTCGCCTACATCCTGATCTTCTTTCTCGCGGTGACCTATCCCGTGTTCCCGTCGATCGCCAATATCAGCGACGCCACGCCATTCTGGGAAAAAGTCTACAAGGTCCTGCTGCCCGCACTGACCCTGACTCTCGTCGTGGTCGCGCACATGATGCGGATGACCCGCGCCGCGATCATCAACCTGCTCGCCAGCCCCTATATCGAGATGGCGAACCTGAAGGGGCTCTCCCGCGCCCGCATTATTGTCAAGCACGCCCTGCCGAACGCGCTGGCGCCGATCATCAACGTGGTGGTGATCAACCTCGCCTACCTGATCGTCGGCGTGGTCGTCGTCGAGGTGGTGTTCGTCTATCCGGGGCTCGGCCAGCTCATGGTCGACTCGGTATCGAAGCGGGACCTTCCGGTGGTGCAGGCCTCGGCCATGATCTTCGCCGGGACCTACGTCCTTCTCAACCTGCTCGCGGACATCCTGTCGATCCTGACAAACCCGCGCCTGCTGCATCCGCGCTGAGGGAGGAGAGAACATGGACGCCACTCTCAGACTGCTTCGAAGCGCGCCGCCGACGGCGCTGTTCGGGCTCTTCATCATCTTCGGCTACAGCTTCATCGCGATCTTCGCTCCGGTCCTCACGCCCTACGGCGAGACCGAAATCGTCGGGGCTGAGTTCGAGCCCTGGGGTGAAGGCTTCGTGCTCGGCACCGACAGCCTCGGCCGCGACATGCTCACCCGGCTCATCTACGGGGCGCGGAACACGATCGGCATCGCTTTTCTGACCACCGCGCTCGCCTTCCTCCTCGGCTCCGTCACCGGCTTTCTGGCGGCAACAATCTCGGGCTGGGTCGACCAGCTGATGTCCCGCGTGGTGGACGTGCTGATGGCGATTCCTGCGCTGATCTTCGGCCTTCTCGTCCTGACCATCGTCGGCACCTCGATCACCAACATGGTTCTGGTCATCGCGGTGCTGGAATCGACCCGCGTCTTCCGTCTCGCCCGGGCCGTGGCCATGGGGATCGTCGTGATGGATTATGTCGAGGCCGCGCGCCTCAGGGGCGAGGGTCTCTGGTGGATCATGACACGCGAGGTGCTGCCCAACGCCCTACCGCCGCTGGTGGCGGAGTTCGGCCTGCGCTTCTGTTTCGTCTTCCTCTTCATCAGCGCCCTCAGCTTTCTTGGCCTCGGCATCCAGCCGCCGACCGCCGACTGGGGCTCCATGGTTCGCGACAACGCGACCCTCATCACCTTCGGCGACATCACGCCGCTGATGCCGGCCGGGGCCATCGCGCTGCTGACGGTCGCGGTGAACTTCGTCGTCGACTGGTTCCTCCACAAAGCAAGCGGATTGAAGGAATGAGCGAGCATAGCGACAGGGATATCCTCGTCCGCATCCGCGGGCTGCGTATCGAGGGCCAGAGCGGCGACCACTGGAACGAGATCGTGCACGGCGTCGATCTCGACCTGCACAAGGGAGAGGTCCTCGGCCTGATCGGCGAGTCCGGCGCCGGCAAGTCCACCATCGGTCTCGCTGCGATGGGCTTCGCCCGCGACGGCTGCCGCATCACCGGCGGCGAGATCGTCTTCGACGGCACCGACCTCGCGAAGGCCGGGGAGGACGAGAAGCGCAGGATCTGGGGTGCGCGCATCGCCTATGTCGCGCAAAGCGCGGCGGCGGCCTTCAATCCGGCGCACCGGCTGATCGACCAGTTCACCGAAGCACCGGTTCAGCACGGGCTGAGCAGCCGCGCCGAGTCCGAAAAAGAAGCGAAAGCCCTCTTTGCCCGGCTCCAGCTTCCGGATCCTGACGGCATCGGCATGCGTTATCCGCACCAGGTTTCCGGCGGGCAGCTGCAGCGCGCGATGACTGCGATGGCGATGTCCTGCAAACCGGACCTGATCATCTTCGACGAACCGACAACGGCGCTCGACGTCACCACCCAGATCGAGGTTCTGGCGGCGATCCGCGATGCGGTCGAGGCCTTCGACACGGCGGCGATCTACATCACACACGACCTCGCCGTGGTGGCCCAGATGGCCGATCGGATCATGGTGCTGCGCCACGGCAACCTGGTCGAAGAGGGCGAGACCCGGGCGATGCTGGCCTCCCCGAAGGAGGACTACACGCGCGACCTGCTCTCGGTGCGCAGCTTCCGGCGCCCGGAACATCCCGTACCGGCCGGGGAGCAGCCGTTGCTCAAGGTCGACAATGTGACCGCGGCCTATGGCGACGTGCCGGTGCTGCATGGTGTCTCTGTCGATATCCACCGCAAGCGCACCGTGGCCGTCGTCGGCGAATCCGGCTCGGGCAAGAGCACGCTTGCCCGTGTCATTACGGGCCTGCTTCCGGCGAAGAGCGGGGCGGTCAGCTATGCCGGCGACGAGATGCCGCTCGGCTACAAGCAACGCGGCAAGGACCAGCTTCGCCGCATGCAGATGATCTATCAGATGCCCGACACTGCGCTGAACCCGCGTCAGCGCATCCGCGACGTCATAGGCCGCCCGGTGAGTTTCTATCTCGGCCTCTCCGGCAAGCAGCTCGAGGAAAGAGTGCGCGAGTTGCTGACCATGATCGAACTCGATCCGGACGAGTATATCGACCGCCTGACGACGGAACTTTCCGGCGGACAGAAACAGCGGATCTGCATCGCCCGCGCCCTCGCCGCCGAGCCCCAGCTCATCATCTGCGACGAGGTCACGTCGGCACTGGACCAACTCGTCGCGGAAGACATCCTGAAGCTGCTGCAGCGCCTGCAGGACGAGCTCGGGCTTGCCTACATGTTCATTACCCACGATCTCGCCACCGTCCGCGCGATCGCCGACGAGGTGGTGGTGATGTATCAGGGCAAGGTGGTCGAGCACGGGCCGAAAGCGGAAATGTTCAAGCCGCCGCACCACGACTATACCGATCTCCTGCTCTCGTCCGTACCGGAGATGGATCCGGACTGGCTCGACAAGCTGCTCGCGGAGCGCGCGGAGCTGGCGAAGCAGGGCCGCGTGCTGAAGGCGGCCGACCACTAAGAAAGAGGCGCATCCGATGAAGACCGTCGGCCAGTTCCCGCACCAGGTGCGGGAAATAGAGAATACGTGGATCACGCTGACCGACGGCTGCCGCCTCGCGGCCCGGATCTGGCTGCCGGAGGGTGCGGAGCAGGCCCCCGTCCCGGCGATCCTCGAATATCTTCCCTACCGCAAGCGCGACAGCACCTCGGTGCGCGACGCCCTCACCCATCCCTATTTTGCCGGTCACGGCTATGCCGCGATCCGTGTCGACATGCGCGGCAACGGCGAGTCCGACGGGATCATGGAGGATGAGTACCTGCCGCAGGAGCAGGACGATTGCCTGGAGGTGATCGACTGGCTGGTCGCGCAGCCTTGGTGCTCCGGCGCCGTCGGCATGATCGGGATCTCCTGGGGCGGCTTCAACGGACTGCAGGTCGCCTTCCGCCAGCCCGAGGCCCTGAAGGCCGTCATCACGCTCTGCTCGACGGACGACCGCTACGCCGACGATATCCACTACAAGGGCGGAGCCATGCTGACCGAGAATATGGGCTGGTCCTCGACCATGCTCTCCTACTCGTCCCGCCCGCCGGACCCGGCCCTCGTCGGCGAGAGCTGGCGCGAGACCTGGCTGAAGCGGCTTGAGGCGGAGCCGCTGCTGATCGCCAACTGGCTGAAGCACCAGACCCGTGACGCGTTCTGGAAACACGGCTCGATCTGCGAGGATTACGAGAAGGTCGGCATTCCCGTCCTCGCGGTAGGCGGCTGGTCCGACGCCTATAGCAACGCGGTGCCGCGGATGCTGGAGAAGCTCACCGGCTTCCGGCGCGGCATCATCGGCCCCTGGCTGCACAAATATCCGCATTTCGCCGTGCCGGGCCCGGCCATCGGCTTCCTGCAGGAGGCGCTGCGCTGGTGGGACCAGTGGCTGAAGGGCATCGACCGCGGCGTCGCGGCCGATCCCATGCTCCGGGTCTACATGCAGGCCTCCGTGCCGCCGAAGGCCGCCTACGCGGTCCGCGACGGCCGCTGGTGCGCCGAACCCGCCTGGCCCTCGCCGAACGTGACGCCTGCGCGCTTTCACCTGGCGGACGGACGTCTCTCGACAACGGCAGAGACCGAGGGGACGGCGACCGTGCGCTCGCCCGAAACCGTCGGACAGGCCGGCGGCGAATATTGCATGATCTGGCTCGGCCCCGAAGGCCCGACCGACCAGCGCGTCGACGATGCCGGATCCCTCTGTTTCGACACGGCGCCGCTGGAGAAAACTGTCGAAATTCTCGGCGCCGCGGAACTCGACCTCGAACTCGCGAGCGACAAACCGGTCGCGCATCTGATCGCGCGTCTGAACGACGTCGCGCCGGACGGCACCTCGACCCGGATCACCTATGGCGTGCTGAACCTGACCCACAGGAACAGCCACGAGGCGCCGGAAGCGCTCGAGCCGGGGCTCGCCTACCGCATCCGTCTCAAGCTCGACGACGTCGCCTATGCGGTGCCGGAGGGACATCGCATCCGGCTCGCGCTCTCGACCAGCTACTGGCCGATGATCTGGCCCGCACCCGAGGCCGCGACGCTGACCCTGACGACGGGGACAAGTGCACTCACCCTGCCGGCGCGGCTCCCAGACGCCCAGGCTGCTCCCTACGAGCCTTTCGAAGAGGCCGAGGCCGCGCCTCCGCTGGAGAAAGAAATTCTGCGCCCTGCGACAAACACGCGGACGGTGATCACCGACGTGGAAAGCGGCCTTCAGCGGATCGAGATCTTCGACGATTTCGGCCGTGACAGGATCGTCGAGCTGGATCTGACCACCGGACATATCGCCCGCGAGCTCTATACGATCCAACCGGGAGATCCTCTCAGCGCCCGAATGGAAACGCACTGGAGCCAGGAGCTCTCGCGCGGCGACTGGCAGGTCGCAACGGAGACCTATTGCACGCTCACCGGCGATGCGACGCACTTCCATGTCACAGGCCGGATCGAGGCCTATGAAAGCGGCGCGCTGATCTTCAAGAAAGATTTCGAGGAATCGGTCCCGCGCGACTTCCTC from Nisaea sediminum includes these protein-coding regions:
- a CDS encoding TetR/AcrR family transcriptional regulator, with translation MARQKEFDRAEVLENAMRAFWRRGYEATSVQDLVEATGINRGSMYDTFGDKRGLFQAAVQHYISSVSTERLKKVSEAEHPVTGIRAYFEGLVEFSVGDGRELGCLITNSVVELAPHDAVIGETLRKSFARVEDTFYRALLRAQQAGELVAGQDIRALARFLTATTNGLRVLARADADVATLRDVVDSAMSVLEDRKPDLPAAAE
- a CDS encoding peroxiredoxin-like family protein, which translates into the protein MSQLTPLFPRKPVPALSVPTLDGSTWSLADSKPENFTMVVVYRGLHCPICGNYLKDLDRKLADFRERGVEVIVLSSDDEARAKQAKEDWKIENLTMGYGLTLRKAREWGLYVSSGRGKTSVGIEEPNLFVEPGLFLIRPNGELYFATVQTMPFARPDFGAILKALDFVIAKDYPGRGEIIDIPAEAAE
- a CDS encoding LpxL/LpxP family acyltransferase, with protein sequence MKKLRFRLEAWLVRGLLVLLRQLPLDFSSWLGGAVMRGIGPLLPAHKVARRNLERAFPEKDNAGIGRILTGMWDNLGRTAGEYPHHVTIAREAGRRVEIRGTDMIEAFAGNPRPAIFVSAHLANWEIMPIVGALHGVYLSSVYRRPNNPYLASVFEDRLTHPQMSLIAKGPSAGRELLRVLKQDRPVAMLIDQKLREGIPVSFFGREAMTPSAFAEFALKLGCDVVPTRIERLGGAHFRLSVLPPIEKPDTGDHAEDVRRLTQAATSVIEEWVRERPAEWFWVHKRWPD
- a CDS encoding ABC transporter ATP-binding protein encodes the protein MSRKSDRTKVSLTDEASLSLMKRVVRELVRPYMARLFLALICMVLVAGATAASAWLMDPMVNKIFIEKDLSVLWLVAGAVIATFFVKSVATYAQEVLVGYVGQRVVADTQARLYRHLINLDLGLFQDRHSGTLISHFTFDINTMRNAVANALVGLGRDSLSVIFLVAVMFYQEWLLACITFVVAPLSAYPIRQLGKRMRRVSAETQQEMGSMTTLLTQGFQGIRMIKSYGLEAHQAGRIQQLVERLFKLNYKGVRVKAAPQPIIDFLGGVAVAAVILYGGARVIEGQTSPGAFFSFIAATLMAYQPLRALGKINTNLQEGLAAAQRVFALLDRKSSIRNAPDAKPLPRMAGSVVFDDVRFSYEAGEDAERDIALRGVSFEAPSGKVTALVGPSGAGKSTVFSMIPRFYDPASGTVRVNGEDIRTVTLESLREALAIVSQDVVLFDDSVINNIRFGRLDASDEEVRAAARAAAADEFISAMPNGYETVIGEQGTKLSGGQRQRLAIARAILKDAPILLLDEATSALDTESERQIQRALNELMKGRTTLVIAHRLSTIQHADVIHVFDAGKVVESGNHAALIAKSGLYAHLHGLQFGPADHAAKAGE
- a CDS encoding ABC transporter substrate-binding protein; the protein is MTSNKKLAAPLSADVSRRGFLGGTAALGITAASTSALMGRKAYAAKKGGHLRAGIGHGSTTDSLDPATWENGFSLSMDYTLFNHLGEVDHTGGVKPELAESWEASPDAKTWSFKLRKGVEFHNGKSLEAEDVIASIQYHMGEDTKSPAKSLLKQVTSIKADGKNEVVIELESGNADFPYVISDYHIAIKPSKDGKIDPTGGIGTGGYVLESYEPGVRFMANKNKNYFKSDRAHFDQVEFITIIDLAARQNALTTGEIDMMDRADLKTVHLLKRKPGINVMETVGYKHYTFPMRTDTAPFDNNELRLALKYALDREELVKKILRGHGVIGNDHPISPTNQYHADGLAQRSYDPDKAKFHFKKAGMDGTVIQLSAADAAFPGAVDAAVLYKEHAAKAGINIEVVREPNDGYWSNVWMKKGWGACYWGGRPTEDWMFTTAYAAGADWNDTFWKHDRFNELLLAARAELDSDKRRTMYYEMQEIVSNEGGVVVPMFANYVFAASDKILPSEQMAGNWELDGAKFAERWSFA
- a CDS encoding ABC transporter permease translates to MAQIMKMVAQRFALGFLTLFVVSLIIFLGIELLPGDIAEEILGQSATPETVAAFRRELGLDVPAHIRYVEWLWNMLQGDMGRSLANKREISELIGLRFGNTLFLAVTAAAISVPLALTLGVLAALYRYSFYDRAVNVVTLSSISFPEFFVAYILIFFLAVTYPVFPSIANISDATPFWEKVYKVLLPALTLTLVVVAHMMRMTRAAIINLLASPYIEMANLKGLSRARIIVKHALPNALAPIINVVVINLAYLIVGVVVVEVVFVYPGLGQLMVDSVSKRDLPVVQASAMIFAGTYVLLNLLADILSILTNPRLLHPR
- a CDS encoding ABC transporter permease, encoding MDATLRLLRSAPPTALFGLFIIFGYSFIAIFAPVLTPYGETEIVGAEFEPWGEGFVLGTDSLGRDMLTRLIYGARNTIGIAFLTTALAFLLGSVTGFLAATISGWVDQLMSRVVDVLMAIPALIFGLLVLTIVGTSITNMVLVIAVLESTRVFRLARAVAMGIVVMDYVEAARLRGEGLWWIMTREVLPNALPPLVAEFGLRFCFVFLFISALSFLGLGIQPPTADWGSMVRDNATLITFGDITPLMPAGAIALLTVAVNFVVDWFLHKASGLKE
- a CDS encoding ABC transporter ATP-binding protein; the encoded protein is MSEHSDRDILVRIRGLRIEGQSGDHWNEIVHGVDLDLHKGEVLGLIGESGAGKSTIGLAAMGFARDGCRITGGEIVFDGTDLAKAGEDEKRRIWGARIAYVAQSAAAAFNPAHRLIDQFTEAPVQHGLSSRAESEKEAKALFARLQLPDPDGIGMRYPHQVSGGQLQRAMTAMAMSCKPDLIIFDEPTTALDVTTQIEVLAAIRDAVEAFDTAAIYITHDLAVVAQMADRIMVLRHGNLVEEGETRAMLASPKEDYTRDLLSVRSFRRPEHPVPAGEQPLLKVDNVTAAYGDVPVLHGVSVDIHRKRTVAVVGESGSGKSTLARVITGLLPAKSGAVSYAGDEMPLGYKQRGKDQLRRMQMIYQMPDTALNPRQRIRDVIGRPVSFYLGLSGKQLEERVRELLTMIELDPDEYIDRLTTELSGGQKQRICIARALAAEPQLIICDEVTSALDQLVAEDILKLLQRLQDELGLAYMFITHDLATVRAIADEVVVMYQGKVVEHGPKAEMFKPPHHDYTDLLLSSVPEMDPDWLDKLLAERAELAKQGRVLKAADH
- a CDS encoding CocE/NonD family hydrolase codes for the protein MKTVGQFPHQVREIENTWITLTDGCRLAARIWLPEGAEQAPVPAILEYLPYRKRDSTSVRDALTHPYFAGHGYAAIRVDMRGNGESDGIMEDEYLPQEQDDCLEVIDWLVAQPWCSGAVGMIGISWGGFNGLQVAFRQPEALKAVITLCSTDDRYADDIHYKGGAMLTENMGWSSTMLSYSSRPPDPALVGESWRETWLKRLEAEPLLIANWLKHQTRDAFWKHGSICEDYEKVGIPVLAVGGWSDAYSNAVPRMLEKLTGFRRGIIGPWLHKYPHFAVPGPAIGFLQEALRWWDQWLKGIDRGVAADPMLRVYMQASVPPKAAYAVRDGRWCAEPAWPSPNVTPARFHLADGRLSTTAETEGTATVRSPETVGQAGGEYCMIWLGPEGPTDQRVDDAGSLCFDTAPLEKTVEILGAAELDLELASDKPVAHLIARLNDVAPDGTSTRITYGVLNLTHRNSHEAPEALEPGLAYRIRLKLDDVAYAVPEGHRIRLALSTSYWPMIWPAPEAATLTLTTGTSALTLPARLPDAQAAPYEPFEEAEAAPPLEKEILRPATNTRTVITDVESGLQRIEIFDDFGRDRIVELDLTTGHIARELYTIQPGDPLSARMETHWSQELSRGDWQVATETYCTLTGDATHFHVTGRIEAYESGALIFKKDFEESVPRDFL